A genome region from Cognatishimia activa includes the following:
- a CDS encoding chromosomal replication initiator DnaA: MAEQLGFDLPARAALGRDDFFVSDANAMALALVDSWPNWAGNKLAIIGPEGSGKTHLTHVWAAQSGARIVDAASLTKDAVPDLAQTPIAVENVPAIAKDAAAQDALFHLHNLTLAEGHSLLVTGVSEPKHWGLTLPDLRSRLEGTTTAVLKEPDDALLSILLAKLFVDRQLTPNTETIAYMVKHMDRSFAEARRLVRDIDQASLAKKRKVSRALAAEVMNS; encoded by the coding sequence ATGGCTGAACAGCTAGGCTTTGACCTGCCCGCGCGGGCAGCCTTGGGCCGTGACGATTTCTTTGTTTCTGACGCAAATGCCATGGCTTTGGCACTTGTGGACAGCTGGCCCAATTGGGCGGGCAACAAGCTTGCGATCATTGGCCCTGAAGGCAGCGGCAAGACGCATCTGACCCACGTTTGGGCCGCGCAATCCGGCGCGCGGATTGTGGATGCGGCAAGCCTCACCAAAGACGCGGTGCCTGATCTGGCCCAAACGCCGATTGCCGTGGAAAATGTTCCGGCCATTGCCAAGGACGCCGCCGCGCAAGACGCGCTCTTTCACCTGCACAATCTGACCTTGGCCGAGGGTCATTCCCTTTTGGTTACTGGCGTATCGGAACCCAAACACTGGGGCCTCACCCTGCCCGATCTGAGAAGCCGGCTGGAGGGCACGACGACTGCCGTTCTAAAGGAACCAGACGACGCGCTTTTGTCGATCCTTTTGGCGAAACTCTTCGTGGATCGCCAACTCACGCCGAACACTGAAACCATCGCCTATATGGTCAAGCATATGGACCGCAGCTTTGCGGAAGCGCGCCGTCTGGTGCGCGACATCGATCAGGCGTCGCTCGCGAAAAAACGCAAAGTCAGCCGCGCCTTAGCCGCCGAAGTGATGAATTCCTAG
- a CDS encoding AI-2E family transporter, translating into MALPVQEQAKYWGIATVVLFVALWQLGNVVLPFVLGGAIAYFMDPVADRLEAMGLSRAAATALITIVAILIFVVMILAVVPTLIAQATSLVQIAPELVRDLQAFISERFPQLLNPESAAYQALASIGDQIQAHGGAFLQSALTSAAGLVNVLVLIVVVPVVAFYLLLDWDNMIARVDQLLPRDHAPVIRRLAKEIDRVLAGFVRGMGTVCLILGTYYAVALMLVGLQFGLVVGAIAGLITFIPYVGALVGGALAVGLGLFQFWGDWVSLGLVGGIFITGQMLEGNYLTPKLVGSSVGLHPVWLLFALSLFGSLFGFVGMLVAVPVAAAIGVLVRYASSQYVESRLYKGLESTTEDDS; encoded by the coding sequence ATGGCTCTTCCGGTTCAAGAACAAGCGAAATACTGGGGCATCGCCACAGTCGTCTTATTTGTTGCACTCTGGCAGTTGGGAAATGTGGTGTTGCCCTTCGTGCTGGGAGGCGCGATTGCCTATTTCATGGATCCGGTCGCCGATCGGCTTGAGGCCATGGGATTGTCGCGAGCCGCTGCCACTGCACTGATCACCATCGTCGCGATCCTGATCTTTGTGGTCATGATCCTAGCCGTTGTGCCGACCCTGATCGCCCAAGCCACGTCGCTTGTGCAAATCGCACCGGAACTGGTCCGAGACCTACAGGCCTTTATCAGCGAACGTTTCCCGCAGCTTCTGAACCCGGAAAGCGCGGCCTATCAGGCGCTTGCCTCTATCGGGGATCAGATCCAAGCCCATGGCGGCGCGTTCCTGCAATCCGCGCTGACGTCTGCGGCAGGTTTGGTAAACGTGCTGGTCTTGATCGTCGTCGTACCGGTTGTAGCTTTCTACCTGCTGCTGGACTGGGACAATATGATCGCGCGCGTCGACCAACTTTTGCCGCGTGATCATGCGCCGGTCATTCGCCGCCTTGCCAAAGAAATCGACCGCGTGCTTGCAGGCTTTGTGCGCGGGATGGGCACAGTCTGTTTGATCCTTGGCACCTATTATGCGGTCGCGCTTATGCTGGTCGGTCTGCAATTTGGCCTCGTCGTCGGCGCAATTGCTGGTCTGATCACCTTCATTCCCTATGTCGGTGCCCTCGTGGGAGGCGCCCTGGCAGTAGGCCTCGGACTATTCCAGTTCTGGGGCGATTGGGTATCCCTTGGCCTCGTTGGTGGCATCTTCATCACCGGCCAAATGTTGGAGGGCAACTATCTGACGCCGAAACTCGTTGGCAGCTCGGTGGGCCTACACCCTGTGTGGCTCTTGTTTGCCCTATCGCTCTTTGGCTCGCTCTTTGGCTTTGTGGGCATGCTCGTAGCCGTCCCTGTTGCAGCAGCCATCGGCGTCCTCGTGCGCTATGCCTCCAGCCAATACGTTGAATCCCGCCTTTACAAAGGGCTTGAATCCACCACCGAGGACGACAGCTAA
- a CDS encoding fasciclin domain-containing protein has product MKRASTLAATLVAATLGTSAMASNTIVDIAVGDDRFSTLVAAVSAAGLVETLQGEGPFTVYAPVNDAFAALPAGTVETLLEPANKGQLTNVLLYHVDDRNLTAGMIPHGSSYFKPVLASERLCITRSQDGVMIADGTGEMANVIIADIQADNGVIHVIDKVLLPGTRPDCH; this is encoded by the coding sequence ATGAAACGCGCAAGCACTCTTGCGGCTACTCTGGTTGCCGCCACTCTTGGCACGTCCGCAATGGCGTCTAACACCATCGTGGACATCGCCGTAGGCGACGACCGCTTCTCAACCCTCGTGGCCGCTGTGAGCGCCGCGGGGCTGGTCGAGACCCTTCAGGGCGAAGGCCCCTTTACCGTTTATGCGCCCGTGAATGACGCTTTCGCGGCTCTGCCTGCAGGCACAGTGGAAACTCTGCTGGAGCCCGCCAACAAAGGTCAGCTGACCAATGTTCTGCTTTACCACGTAGACGACCGCAATCTGACCGCAGGCATGATCCCGCATGGGTCCAGCTACTTTAAGCCGGTGCTGGCCTCTGAGCGCCTCTGCATTACGCGTTCGCAAGACGGCGTGATGATCGCGGATGGCACCGGAGAGATGGCGAACGTCATCATCGCAGATATCCAAGCCGACAATGGCGTGATCCACGTGATCGACAAAGTTCTGCTGCCGGGCACACGTCCGGATTGCCACTAA
- a CDS encoding Hint domain-containing protein — protein sequence MAIGEAGTLSTSGGDTIEITVTFTEPLTDPVIVMTGTQNGGHPYTFRITDQTYDSDGNTTSFSFVMEEWEYLDGVHPAVEDVNWIAIEEGIHTLPDGRVIEAGHTTADDSTSSVDLNGDFDSPPVVMTSVMSNNDTTTVDSDGFNITADGFDLSLQEEEGQDGTHAQETVGWIAIEPGGSGDFGTALTADGVDEATDTIGFGSTINDAVVIAKTQTMNGTDTAHVAINGQTDDNVGVFVMEEKSLDSEVDHIDETVGIVAFPSGVISGTTYVPCFTAGTMINTPDGQRAVEDLETGDVVTLFDDPRGSTPLLRVYKRTLGAKELEAAPALRPIRIVAGALGQGLPKQDLLVSRQHRMLVSSEVAKRITGTRDVLIPANKLTLLPGIFVDSSVHSVTYIHLLFDRHEVIMAEGAPTESLYMGRQSLNALPLAARREIKALFPDIQGTLPPEACPIPNPRQQKAVIARLAKNAQPALTL from the coding sequence GAGATTACCGTGACCTTCACGGAGCCTCTTACCGATCCTGTCATCGTCATGACCGGCACACAGAACGGCGGCCACCCCTATACATTCCGTATCACCGATCAAACCTATGACAGCGACGGCAATACCACGTCCTTTAGCTTTGTGATGGAAGAGTGGGAATATCTGGATGGCGTCCACCCGGCGGTGGAGGATGTGAATTGGATCGCGATTGAAGAAGGCATACACACATTGCCCGACGGGCGCGTTATTGAGGCCGGGCATACGACCGCCGATGACAGCACGTCCTCAGTGGATCTGAACGGAGACTTTGACAGCCCGCCTGTAGTGATGACGTCTGTGATGTCCAACAATGACACAACCACCGTGGACAGTGATGGGTTCAATATTACAGCGGATGGCTTTGACCTCTCTTTGCAAGAGGAAGAAGGTCAGGACGGAACTCATGCACAAGAGACTGTCGGCTGGATCGCGATAGAGCCCGGAGGCAGCGGCGATTTCGGCACGGCTCTGACGGCAGATGGGGTTGATGAGGCAACCGATACGATTGGCTTTGGATCCACCATCAACGATGCGGTCGTAATTGCCAAAACTCAGACCATGAATGGCACAGATACCGCGCATGTGGCGATCAACGGTCAGACAGACGACAACGTCGGCGTTTTTGTGATGGAAGAAAAGTCCCTTGACTCAGAGGTGGATCACATTGACGAAACCGTGGGCATCGTTGCCTTTCCCAGCGGCGTGATCTCGGGCACGACCTATGTGCCGTGTTTCACTGCTGGCACGATGATCAACACGCCTGACGGCCAGCGCGCCGTCGAGGATTTGGAGACCGGCGATGTGGTCACACTCTTTGACGACCCGCGTGGGTCTACCCCGCTGCTGCGTGTGTACAAACGTACCCTCGGCGCCAAAGAGCTAGAGGCCGCACCGGCCCTGCGTCCTATCCGCATTGTCGCGGGTGCTTTGGGTCAGGGTTTACCTAAGCAAGACCTTCTCGTTTCGCGCCAGCACCGGATGCTGGTGTCCTCTGAGGTTGCCAAACGTATCACCGGCACCCGCGATGTGTTGATCCCAGCCAACAAGCTGACACTGCTGCCCGGGATCTTTGTCGATAGCTCTGTCCATAGCGTGACCTATATCCACCTTCTGTTTGACCGTCATGAAGTCATCATGGCCGAAGGCGCGCCGACCGAGAGCCTTTATATGGGCCGGCAGTCTTTGAACGCACTTCCTCTTGCCGCGCGCCGCGAGATCAAAGCGCTGTTTCCAGATATACAGGGCACTCTGCCACCTGAGGCCTGCCCCATCCCCAATCCGCGGCAACAGAAAGCTGTGATTGCACGGCTGGCTAAGAACGCACAGCCAGCCCTAACGCTTTAA